From a single Phacochoerus africanus isolate WHEZ1 chromosome 11, ROS_Pafr_v1, whole genome shotgun sequence genomic region:
- the LOC125112126 gene encoding olfactory receptor 149-like, with the protein MRNASVVTMFILLGIPHTEDLETMLFVLFLSFYIFTLIGNLLILLAIVSSTRLHTPMYFFLCELSMCDIFFPSVSSPKMLFYLSGNSRAISYAGCVSQLFFYHFLGCTECFLYTVMAYDRFVAICYPLRYSIIMSHRACALLAIGTSFFGCIQATFLTALTFQLPYCGPNEVDYYFCDIPVMLKLACADTSALEMVGFISVGLMPLSCFLLILTSYSRIAYSILQIRSAEGQQRAFSTCSAHLTAILLFYMPVVLIYLRPTPSPWMDATVQILNNLVTPMLNPLIYSLRNKEVKSSLRKALRQLGFHPEQLQRDE; encoded by the coding sequence ATGAGGAATGCCTCAGTGGTGACCATGTTTATTCTGCTGGGCATCCCACACACAGAGGATCTGGAGACCATGCTCTTTGTCCTCTTTTTGTCATTCTACATCTTTACCCTTATAGGGAACCTGCTCATCCTCCTGGCAATTGTCTCCTCCACTCGGCTTCACactcccatgtacttcttcctgtgTGAACTGTCTATGTGtgacatattttttccttctgtgagtTCCCCCAAGATGCTCTTCTACCTCTCAGGGAACAGCCGAGCCATCTCCTACGCAGGCTGTGTGTCCCAGCTCTTCTTCTACCATTTCCTGGGTTGTACAGAGTGTTTCCTGTAcacagtgatggcctatgaccgctttgTTGCCATCTGTTACCCTCTACGCTATTCAATAATCATGAGTCACAGAGCGTGTGCCCTCCTGGCCATAGGgacctctttttttggctgcattcagGCCACCTTTCTAACTGCTCTCACCTTCCAATTGCCCTACTGTGGCCCCAATGAGGTGGACTATTACTTCTGTGATATCCCAGTGATGCTGAAGTTGGCTTGTGCCGACACCTCTGCCCTGGAGATGGTGGGGTTCATCAGTGTGGGCCTCATGCCCCTCAGCTGTTTCCTTCTCATCCTCACCTCCTACAGTCGCATTGCCTACTCCATCCTGCAGATCCGCTCTGCAGAGGGCCAGCAACGTGCCTTCTCCACCTGCAGTGCCCACCTCACTGCCATCCTGCTCTTCTACATGCCAGTGGTCCTCATCTACCTAAGGCCAACCCCAAGTCCTTGGATGGATGCAACTGTCCAGATCCTGAATAACCTGGttacccccatgctgaaccccttgaTCTACAGCCTCAGGAATAAGGAGGTGAAGTCATCTCTGAGAAAGGCCCTACGTCAACTGGGCTTCCATCCTGAGCAGTTGCAGAGAGATGAGTAA